The genomic region CGGACAGTTTAAGCTCGGGCTTGCGGGGCAGGCAGTTGCCCACACCGACGGTTTGTGGAACGCGCTCGGTATGGTGCTGGTTGGCTGGGCAAGTGTTCTGCTCGGCGGTTGCCCCTTACGCCAGCTCATTTTAACCGGCGAGGGTAACACCGACTCGGCTGTAACCGTAACCGGTTTGATTGCAGGCGCCGCTTTCGCTCACAACTTTGGGCTTGCTTCTTCCGGTAAAGGGCCGACCAGTGCCGGCATGATCGCCGTTGTTATCGGATTAGTCGTAACAGCCTGTGTCAGCGTATACTACGCAGCAAAAAATAAATAATGTTTTCGCGGCATCTCTAATTATCGACCTCTTAGGGATGCCTCTTTTTTTAACATACAAAAGAGAGCTTCTAAATAATTCAATTTTTAGAGGCGCTCGAAGGAGATAGAGAAATGGCAGATTATACGGTAGATGCACGGGGGCTTTCCTGCCCCGAACCGGTGGTACGGACAAAAAAAGCATTCGATGCGCATCAGAATTTTACGGTGCTTGTCGATAATGAAACCTCAAAAGAAAATGTTATCCGCTTTTGCGATAAGATGAAGGCAAAGACCTCCGTCTCAGCCGACGGCAGCGACTGGAAAATCACCGTTTCAAAATGATTGACGGCTACGTAATAACGTTTCACACTCATTACGAAGCGCTCGTTTGTATGCGCAGTCTCGAAAAAAGCGAGGCTGTGCAAAACGGCGTGATTACCGTCAAGCTTATTCCCGTGCCGCGCGAACTCAGCTCCGCCTGCGGTACGGCGGTTAAAGTTATGATAAAAGACGGCGCTGTGTTCGGCGTAGAGAACTTTGCAAACATTGAACGCGATGAAGTGTTCAGCTTTGACTCCGCCGGAACATATACCGCAGCGGATAACTAAGAGGCAAACATGAGCTGTGCAGTCTCGGATAAAAATTTCAGTTTAATTAAATCTTCGTCCTATTCGGGATGAGGAGCAAAATTAAGTGCGGGTGCACTGGACGGATTATTAAAAAGCTTTCCTATTTGCTCCGATCCCCGGCTTTTGGTCGGCTTTGATACATCGGATGATGCGGCTGTTTATAAGATCAATGACGAGACGGCGTTAATTTTTACCGCCGATTTCTTTCCGGCCATTACGGATGATCCGTATATGTTCGGGCAAATTGCAGCCGCTAATGCGCTCAGCGATATTTACGCAATGGGCGGCGTTCCGAAACTGGCACTCAATCTTTTTTGTATTTCGGAAAAAATGCCCGAACCCATTATCAAAGAGATACTGCGAGGCGGCGCCGACAAAGCGTTTGAGGCGGGAGCAATTATCTGTGGCGGGCACACCATTTACGACAGCATTCCGAAATACGGTTTAGCGGTAACGGGTTTTGTGCATCCCAATAAAATACTGCGAAATTCAGCGTGTAAAGCGGGTGATGTACTGATTTTAACCAAGCCCATCGGCTCCGGTATTTTAACAACGGCAGCTAAGGCTGATATGCTCGGCGCAGATGAGCTTAAAGGCGTGTATGACGTTATGGCCTTTTTAAACGCCGCCGCCTGCAATGTGATGACCAAATATGAGGTTCACGCCTGTACGGATATCACCGGCTTCGGACTGTTGGGGCACTTGTATGAAATGGGAAAGGGAAGCGGCCTTAGTATTGAGCTTACCTGTAAATCGCTGCCGATTTTTGACGCTGCCGTTGAATATGCCGAAATGGGTTTTGTTCCCGCCGGAGCGTATTCAAACAGGAGCTTTGTCGGCGATAATGCTGCGTTGGATGGAGTGCCTCGCGCCTATCAAGATATCCTGTTTGATCCACAGACGTCAGGCGGTCTTGTTATTGCGGTAGCGCAAAAAGACGCGCAGCAGTTATATGCAGAACTCTGCATCGTCCTTGAAAATACCGTCTGCAGAAAGCCGGCAATTATCGGCACGGTTGTAGAACGTACCGATAAGGTTGTCCGAGTAAACTATTAACTTAAACCGCACAGATAGTGCGATTTAAGTTAAGTTCAAAAGCCCGACGATAAAAGCTTTTCCTAATATGCAAACTCTGCGCTTAACCGAATATAGTGGTTGAACTGCTTGCCGATAGCTTTGGCACGCCAGTCTGCAAGCTGTCTGGCGGCTTCTTTTCGAATCGCAACTTCTCCTGTATTGCCATCATCATCAGTAATGTTACTAAGTTTTTGGCCATACCAAGTGGGTTTAGTTGCCTTATAGATATTTTGCCCTACACCCGGGTTGATATTTGCCTCAAACACATAGCCGAATTTAAACAGCATATACCCGCCTGATTTTAAAATCGGTAAATGGCAGCTGATATCCAATGCAAGCTGGTTAACATATTGGATGGTCTGTTGTCGCATAAAAGGATTTGCATAAAGATATGCGTGGGTTATTGGTCCTGAGTCATTTGTTATAGTTGCATGGTTACGTGTTGAACCATCAGTTATATAGTCTTTTGAAATATAATTTTTTAGTATTTCAGGATCGGTAATACTTTCATTTACATTTGCATGGCGGACAAAAGTATTCGACACATTAATATCTAACCCATAGAGCGGCCTGAACTTTAGTTTCAGTAGAATCCTATCCGAATTAGGTTCCAAATTACTACCGAGAGGAACTCCATTGTGGGTATAATTCTGATAGTTCGGTACGCCTATAGAAGAGCCATCAAAATGCGTATATGTATAGGGAAATACAAATGTATAATTCAAATCGACAAAAGAAAACCAGTGCGTCTTAGGCATGGTATAGCTTACTCCGAATTGCCCCGACATACGCCATTTTGCATCTTTTTTGAACTTAACAATTTCGTTAAATCCGAGGTCATCAGCATAGAGGGCTCCGTCTAATCGTAAACCCTTGACCGGTTTAATCGTAAAAGTTCCACCTATGAGGCTATTATCAGGAAAGGCATACAACCCTTGGCTGATAAAAAATGCAGAGAAAGGAAGTAAGTAAATAGGCTCAAACCGTTTCCCATAGATGATTGTATCTACAATCCCAAATGAAAGCCATGACAACGGGCGTATATTCAATGAATGGATGGCTAAAAACTTTCCTGGCTGATGGTTAGCACCGTTGTCACCTGTTGCAGTTAATGTCAGCAATGCTTGATTATATGTCCATTTTTCTTTATTGACAACAAAGGTAAATTGCCCTTGATGCATTGCTTGAGATCCGACAAAGAGGCTGTTATCGTAAAATGGTCCATGATTGGTACGTGCAATACCGGCAGTAACATAATACTGAGGAGTACCAAAAGCAACCCCTGTGTTAAATACCGGCAGTACCAGAAATTTGCCGGCAAAGACTCCGTCATCGGCAAGGTCATATTTTGAATATTGAAAGAGCGGTGTTAACGCCTGGGAAAAAAACTTATTAGTCAGAAAAACACTCACCCTTCCGGAAATCGTAAAAAGTCTATGCAATGAATAATTAATATCCATAAAGGGAGCCAAATTTAATTCATACTGCTTTTGGGGAGCTTTTACCGCTATTTCAGCCAACCCCCCAAAATGAAAGACTCTTCCAAAAAAGCGGTTATAATACTCTTCAGCCCGCCGCCGCTGACCGGCATCGCCTGTATCAATAACAATTTGCAAAATACGTTGTATCTCTTGCAGAGGATATGGCCGAATATTGGGAGCATCATTAATTAAACCGCTCCCCTCCCATATCGACAAATCCTCGTAAAAGGGATCAAATACATTGACTGCAGCCTGGGCGCCTATATTCATATATAGTGCAGCAAACAAAAGCCCAACGCACAAAATCTTTTTCATCATAACCTCGTTTTTTCATAATGATTTCTATAGTATTTCACGAAATTACCAAAAACAGGCAATATACTCAAGCAGGAACATCCTATATGAGCAGACTTTACCGGATCGTATATTTAACCGAAGAATAAATATCCACCGCGTGTCCCTTCTTTCTCCCGGATACAATCGTCCAGTTCAGCCCCGCATTCAGTTCAAGCTGTTTTATCACCCGGTATGAGCCTTCCAACGAAATCGTATGAAAATATGCAGGGTTCCCATACGGGGTCTTTGCCTGTGCTATCGCTTCATAGTGATCGGCATCAGGGTAATAGATACCCGGCTTCCCGGGTTTTTCTTTACTGGGATCAAAAAAATTATCTTCGTTTTCCCCCTTCACCAAAAAACGGTAGCCAAGCTTTGCACGGTATTTTTGGGGTTCCGTTAGCGTAACTTGTAAAAAAGCTCCTATTGTATCCGGTCCATAAGGATTTGCAACCCATTGCCGGATATACGAGTTCGTCATTCCCTTGCCTGCAACAGTATCCTTCCGGCGATGGTAGAGGCTGATATGCTTATTTTCCATTATATACATCCACGGGTTGGCGTATAAAAACTCACCTGTTACGGAAAGATGTCCAAAACTGAACGGATGGATATACTCAATACCGGCTAACCCGCCGAGGCTGTTAGGAATATTCCGGGCTTTAGGGTAGTTTTTCAGTTCAAATGATGTTTGAAATTGATTTTGACCGTATTGACCATATAACCGCAAACCTCGTATCGGAACTATATCAATACCGACACCGAATTGGCAACCAAGACTTGATTTTCCGGATTCTTCAGAAGCATTTCCATTAAAAGTCTTCTCTCGCCAGCCGAAAAAATTATGAAAAATCATCATTGGATTTAAATATTTAGGGTCAAACGGAGCATTAAGTACGATCCCTTCGTAAAGGCGGAGTGTAATCCAATCAATTGGACGAAACGAAGCTTCGTGAGAAAATACAAATCGAGTAGGCTCTAATTCCAATACATTCAGTGCTAATCGTACCTTCTTATAGAAAAATGAGGCGGTTATGTAATCCATTCGATCTACGGTATCCGCAAGCAGCATACTACCTGCTAGCGACCTGCCGATATTTAAAGCTCCGCGCCCAATGCTAAAGTTAAAGAAGTGATTACCAAGACTGAGTCCCGCCTGAGTAGGGAAGGCAGCTTCAAAGGCATTGCCTTCCAACGGCAAATTGGTATACGGATAGGACAATACCGCAGCCCAGTAATTTTTCTTTAAGCTGAGGTTAGCAAAAAAATCAACATACCGGGTAAACATCACATGCATTGGGATAGAAACAATAGCAGGAGTTCTATTATACCGTAAAAAACTATCAAGCCGAGGTTCATTTTCTCGGTTATGTACATATTGCCCTTGCAGTGCAAAAATGCCGTTCACATCAAATGTAAAATATTTACGAGTAAACAAAAACGAATGCCCTGAAAAATATCCTTGCATCATACGGTATAGCGGTTCACTCGCCTGCGGTATAGCAGCATTTTCAAAAGTAGAAAAATATTCGGCAAGCTCACCCTTAGAAAGCGGTTGACGGTCTGCAAGCGTTGTCTGCCGCGATTCAACCGAAAGAATATGCATTGCATCATAAATCCAATGGTCATTTTCCACAAATAACGCATATGGGGTATCCGCAAAAGCAAACGTGAACATTTCTAAAGATAGTAATAGAATGACAATAGAACGCTTCATTTTTTAATCCTAAGAGATAATTGGTAAATAATAATAGATAAAACAAAGAAAGATGTCCACTGAGTATATCAACAGAATTTGGTTTATGGCTTGCCTTTACCGACTGACCGTGCTAGGATAAAAGCTGTCTTATAAAGGGCTGCTTATATGCGAATTGCTATTATCACCGAGTGTTATCTTCCGGAAATTAACGGCGCCGTATATCATATCGAAGCGCTGAGGAAAGGTTTAATTGAATTAGGGCATGAGGTTCTTATCGTTAAGCCCGATGCAAATACAAAGCATCATCATATTACCGACGGTATTTTATACAGTCCTGCCGTAAAATTGCCCCATCTTTACAATTACTCTGTCTCTTACCCGCATAGTAGAACCAGATTAAAACTGCTAAAAGAATGGAATCCCGATATTATCCATATTCACCATGAATTCAGCCAAGGCCTATTCGCCTTGTATGCAGGGCGTAAACTCAATATACCGATCGTATACACGTGTCATAGTATGTATTACGATTATATTCACTATTTCGGTGCATTGCAGAATCTTAAAGCGGTAAAAGATTTTATTGATCACGGTATTTTACGATATACCAATGCTGCCAAAGCGGTTATCTGTGCGTCGACAAAACTGGAAGATTTTTTAAAACAGTGCAAGGTGACAACGCCGATCTATAAAATTCCCAATGCATGCATTACGTCCGATTTTGCAGAAGAAACGCTTAATCGAGATGTTGTTCGTAATCTCAAAATACAATACAACATCAAACCTGAAGATTTTGTTGCTTGTTTTTGCGGTAGACTTGCAGCGGAAAAAAATCT from Treponema vincentii harbors:
- the selD gene encoding selenide, water dikinase SelD, whose protein sequence is MSCAVSDKNFSLIKSSSYSGUGAKLSAGALDGLLKSFPICSDPRLLVGFDTSDDAAVYKINDETALIFTADFFPAITDDPYMFGQIAAANALSDIYAMGGVPKLALNLFCISEKMPEPIIKEILRGGADKAFEAGAIICGGHTIYDSIPKYGLAVTGFVHPNKILRNSACKAGDVLILTKPIGSGILTTAAKADMLGADELKGVYDVMAFLNAAACNVMTKYEVHACTDITGFGLLGHLYEMGKGSGLSIELTCKSLPIFDAAVEYAEMGFVPAGAYSNRSFVGDNAALDGVPRAYQDILFDPQTSGGLVIAVAQKDAQQLYAELCIVLENTVCRKPAIIGTVVERTDKVVRVNY
- a CDS encoding sulfurtransferase TusA family protein codes for the protein MADYTVDARGLSCPEPVVRTKKAFDAHQNFTVLVDNETSKENVIRFCDKMKAKTSVSADGSDWKITVSK
- a CDS encoding glycosyltransferase, encoding MRIAIITECYLPEINGAVYHIEALRKGLIELGHEVLIVKPDANTKHHHITDGILYSPAVKLPHLYNYSVSYPHSRTRLKLLKEWNPDIIHIHHEFSQGLFALYAGRKLNIPIVYTCHSMYYDYIHYFGALQNLKAVKDFIDHGILRYTNAAKAVICASTKLEDFLKQCKVTTPIYKIPNACITSDFAEETLNRDVVRNLKIQYNIKPEDFVACFCGRLAAEKNLSLTLEYWKDFAAGMPNAKLFIIGDGPAKAELEKQAKDYGIGNSVIFTGAVLHENIKYYYHLCDAYIMTSLSENHSVSALEAIACGMPVVHLYDKENEDQYIEGVTGFAFKDSAAFNKILHNLYEKKQSAKNSKALKEEISTAALQDNYQTMTQKIVEVYQQVLADPP
- a CDS encoding DUF3343 domain-containing protein; translation: MIDGYVITFHTHYEALVCMRSLEKSEAVQNGVITVKLIPVPRELSSACGTAVKVMIKDGAVFGVENFANIERDEVFSFDSAGTYTAADN